From Sphingobacterium bambusae:
AGTAAAAGGACCAAAGGGCGAATTAACACAACAAGTAGATCGTGACATTACCATCCAACAAGAAGAAGGTAATGTAGTTGTAACACGTCCTACTGAACAAAAGAAACACAAAGCATTACATGGATTGTACCGCGCCTTAATCAATAACATGGTTGTAGGTGTTACAGAAGGTTACAAAACTACGCAAGAATTGGTGGGTGTAGGTTACCGTGCTTCAAACACGGGAAATACATTGGAGCTAACCCTAGGTTTCTCTCACCAGATAGTTTTCGTGTTGCCAAAGGAAATTACAGTATCAACTACGGCTGAAAAAGGTAAAAACCCAACGATCATTTTGGAGTCAGCAGACAAACAATTGATCGGACAGGTTGCAGCAAAAATCCGTAGCTTCCGTAAGCCAGAGCCTTACAAAGGTAAAGGTATCAAGTTTGCGGGTGAAATTTTGAGAAGAAAAGCAGGTAAATCAGCTAAAAAATAATAACCATGGCAGCAAATAAAACATCTCGCAGAGAGCGAATCAAAAAAGGAATCAGAAAAAGCCTTGCTGGATCGGTTGAACGTCCACGGTTATCTGTTTTCAGAAGCAACAAAGGCATCTACGCACAAATTATCGACGATACAAACGGTAAAACTTTGGTATCTGCATCTTCGATTTCGAAAGAATTCGCAGCATCAGGAACAAAAATTGACCAGTCTAAAGCAGTTGGTAAATTGGTAGCAGAAAAAGCTGTTGCAGCAGGAATTAGCAAAGTAGTT
This genomic window contains:
- the rplF gene encoding 50S ribosomal protein L6, which translates into the protein MSRIGKAPIAIPSGVTITVSDKNLVTVKGPKGELTQQVDRDITIQQEEGNVVVTRPTEQKKHKALHGLYRALINNMVVGVTEGYKTTQELVGVGYRASNTGNTLELTLGFSHQIVFVLPKEITVSTTAEKGKNPTIILESADKQLIGQVAAKIRSFRKPEPYKGKGIKFAGEILRRKAGKSAKK
- the rplR gene encoding 50S ribosomal protein L18, with the translated sequence MAANKTSRRERIKKGIRKSLAGSVERPRLSVFRSNKGIYAQIIDDTNGKTLVSASSISKEFAASGTKIDQSKAVGKLVAEKAVAAGISKVVFDRNGYLYHGRVKSLAEGAREGGLDF